TCAACTGCTGAATGTTCAGGCGTTTCCTCAACTTCAATGGTATTGCATGAAATTTCTCGAGGTTTCTCGTCAACTAGTTGTTCAGGTGTCCCTTCAACTGCTGGTTTGCTAGGTTTCTCTGGTTCTTCGAGTTTCTCCTCAATTTTTGGTTCTTCGGGTTTCTCCTCGATGGCAAGTTCTTCCCGTTTCTCTTCAACTGTCGATTCCTTGAGTTTCTCTTCAACTGCTGAATCTTCGGGTTTTTCCTCAATTTCAGCAAAATCATTGTCGGTATTGCATGAAATTTCATTGCCAGTCTTATCATTTGAGTCCACAACATGCTTATTCTGCTAGAAGAAAGTTTCACTTAATTTTTCAATAGATAAGCAGATGTGAATTCATTGCACATACATAACTATTAGGATGGACAACTTTGTGACAGTGTTTGATCCTCACCTTTTCGAGGGGCGTTACCTTTTCAGCTGCTGCTTTCTCTAGTTTCTCTTCAACAACTACTTCTTCATGTTTCTCTTCAGCTACTTGTTTGTCAGGTGTTTCTTCCCGTGCTGGTTTATCAACTGTTTCTTCCCCTGCAACTGGTTCGTCAAGCTTTTCTTCAACTACTAATTTTTCAGGTGTCTCCTCAACCATTAGTTCTTCGAATTTCTCCGATACAACTGGTTCTTTAGGTTTCTCTTTCAGTGCTAGTtcctcatattttttttctattactaTTTCTTCATGTTTTTCCTCAACAGCTGAATAGTCAGAAACATCACTGTTGTCGTTGCACAGAATTTCACCATTAATCTTGTCTGTTGAGTGACTTGAGTCCGTATCTGGCATATTCTACAAGAAGAATTTAAAGATTCACTAAGACTTTTAATAGATAAGTAGATGCAAATTCCTTGCATGTAGAGAGCTGATAGGATGGTAAACTCTGCGACAGTGCTCGATTACCTTTTCCAAGAGAGTCACCGTTTCAACTGCTTGTTTTTCAGATTTCTGTTCAATAGCTAGTTCTTCCGGTGTCTCTTCAACTGCTGGTTTGTTGGGTTTCTCTTCAACTGTTAGGTCTTCAGGTGTTTCCGCTCTTGCTTGCTCTTCAAGTGTTTCTTCAATTGCCAATTTTTGAAGTTTCTCATTTATAACTGGTTCTTCAGGTTTATCCTCAACAATTGGTTCCTCATGTTTTTCCTCAACCATTGGTTCTTCAGTTTTTTCCTCAACTGCTGGATAGTCAGCAACATCAATGTTGGTATTGCATGGAGTTTCAGTGTCAGTCTTCCCGTTTGAATCTATAGCTGACATATCCTGcaagaaaaatttaaagttttactTAGTCTTCCAATAGATAAACATATGTGAATTGTTGCACATACATAACTAATAGTACAGTTAAAGCTTGTGATTGTACTTGATCCTTACCTCTTCCAACAAAGTTACCTTTTCAGGTTTCTCTTCGATTACTAGTTTCTCAAGGTTCTTTTCATCTGCTAGATCTTCAGGTGTTTCTTCAACTACAGGTTCTTCAGATTTCTCTTCAACTGTTGGTTCTTCAAGTTTCTCCTCGAAAACTTGttcttcagtttttttttcCACAGCCGGTTCTTCAGGTTTCTCTGTCACTGCTGGTTCATCAGTTTTTTCATTAACCGCTGGTTCTTCACGTTTCTCTTCAATCActtgtttttcatgtttttctttAACTACCTGTACTTCAGCTTTATCTTCAACTGTTGGATAGTAAGCAACATCGTTGTTTGAATTGCCTAGAATTTCACTGTCAATCTTGTCCTTTGAGTCTACAATTGGCATATTCTGCAAGAGAagttcaaaaattcaatttaatCTTCCAATAGATTGGCATATGTGAGTTCGTTGCACATATAAAGCTATTAGAATGGATAAACTTTGTGACATTGTTTTATCCTCACCTTCTCTAGGAGAGTTTCCATTTCTggtttctcctcttcaattgCTGGTTTGTCATGTTTCTCTTCAACAGCTATCTCTTCAGAGGTCTCTTCAACCATTGGTTCTTCAGGTTTCTCTTCAAGTGGTAGTTCTTCAGGTGTTTCCTCCCCTGCTAGCTCTTCATGTGTTTCTTTAGTTGTTGgttcttcaagtttctcttCAACAGTTGGTTCTTTAGGTTTCTCTTCAACTGGTTCTTCAGATTTCTCCTCAATTGTTGGTTCTTCAGGTTTCTCCATAATTGCTGGTATATCAAGTTTCTCTTCAATAACCGGTTTTTCCACAGCTGCTGGTTTTTCAGGGTTTTTCTCATCTTCTAGAAAGTGAGCAGCATCGTTGCTAGTATTGCAGGGAATTTTATTGTCAGTTTTTTCCTTCGAGTCTGCAACTAGCAAATTCTGTAAGAAGAATTTTAAGTTTCACTTAGTCTTTCAGTAGATAAGCAGATGTAAATTGTTGTACATACATAACTAATAGGACAGATAAACTTTATGACAGTGCTTGACCCTTGCCTTATCCAAAAGAGTTACCTTTTCTGGTTTCTCCTCTTCACTTGTTGGTTCTTCAGGTTTCACCTCTTCAACTGCTGGCTCTTCAGGTTTTTCTTCACATGCTAGTTCATTAGGTGTTTCTTCCCGTGTTGATTCTTTGGGTGTCTCTTCAGTTACTGTCTTTTCAGGTTTCTCTTCAACCTTTGGTTCTTCAAGTTTCTCCTCAGCCGATGGTTCTTCAAATTTCTCCTCCACAGTTGGTTTTTCACGTTCTTCTTCAACTGCCAGTTCTTCAAGTTTTTTCTCAACCGCTGGTTCTTCAGGCTTCTCCATAACAGCCAATACTTCAGATTTTTCTTCAATCATTGTTTCATCATGTTCTTTTTCAACTACTAGTTCTTGAGGTTTTTCCTCGACTGATTCATAGTCAGCAATATCATTGTTGGTATTGCAAGGAATTGCATTATCTATCTTGTCCTTTGGGTCTTCCATTGGGAAATTCTGCAAGAAATTTAGAGTTCTACTTAGTATTTAAATAGATAAACATATGTAAATTCGTTGCACATATAAAGCCTAATTTGATGAATAAACTTTGTGACAATATTTAATCCTGACCTTCTCTAGAAGAGCTTCTGTTTCAGGTTTCTCCTCTTCAACAATTAGTTCTTTAGGTGTCTTTTCAACCGTTGGTTCTTCAGTTTTCTCTTCAAGTGCTAATTCTTCAGGTGTTTCCTCCCCTTCTAGCTCTTCAGGTGTTTCTTCAGCCACTGGTTCTTGAGGTTCCTCCTCAACCACTGGTTCTTCAGGTTTCTCCTTAACCGCTGGTACATCAAGTTTCTCTTCAATAGTTGGTTCTTCAGGTTTTTCTTCAACTACTGACTCTTCAAGATTTTCCTCAACTTGTGGAGGGTGAGCAACATCATTATTGGTATTGCATGGAGTTTCACTGCCAGTTTTGTCGTTTGAGTCTACAACTATCATATTCTGCGAAAGAATTTAATGTTTCACTTAGTCTATCAATGAAGAAGCAGATGTGAATCATTGCACATACATAACTAATAAGATGGATAAACTTTGTGACAGTGCTTGACCCTCACCTTTTCCAAAAGAGCTACCTTTTTGGATGTCTCCTCTTCAAGTGCTGGTTTCTCTTCAAATAATAGTTCGTTAGGTGTTTCTTCCCGTTTTGGTTCTTCAGGTGCTTCTTCAGTTATTGGTTTTGCAGCTTTCTCCTCAATTGTCTCCTCAACCAATGGTTCTTTAAGCTTCTCTTCCATTGTTGTTTCTTTAGGTTTCTCTTCAATTGCCGGTGGTTCAGGTTTTTTCTCATCCACTGGTTCTTCTGGCTTCTCTGAAACCGCTGTTTCTTCTGATTTCTCTTCAATTGCTTGTTCTTCATGTTTTTTTTCAACTACTGGCTCTTCAGTTTTTTCCTCAACTGATGCATAGTCAGCAATGTCGTTGTTGGTATTGCATGGAATTGCATTGTCTGTCTTGTCCTTTGAGTTTACAATTGACAAATTATGCAAGAAAAGTTTAAGTTTCATTTAGTCTTTCAACAGATAAACTTATGTAAATTCGTTGCACATATAAAGCTAATATGATGGATAGTTTTTATGACAGTGTTTATTTGTCACCTTCTCCTGAAGAGCTTCCGTTTCAGGTTCTTCCTCTTCAATTGCTggtttttcatctttcttttcaaCAACTAGTTCTTCAGATGTGTCTTCAACTGTTGGTTCTTCAGGTTTCTCTTCAAGAGCTAGTTCTTCAGGTGTTTCCTCCCCTGCAAGCTCTTCAGGTGTTTCTATAGTCGCCGGTTCTTCAGGTTTCTCTGTAATTGCTAGTTCAGGTTTCTCCTCAACTGGTACTTCAGATTTCTCCTCAAATGTTGGTTCTTCAGGTTTCTCCTTAATAGCTGGTACACCAGGTTTCTCTTCAATGAGTGGTTCTTCAGTTTTTTCTTCAACTGCCGATTCTTCAGGATTTTCCTCACTGTCTGGAGAGTGTGCAACATCATTATTGGTATTGCATGGGATTTCACTGCCAGTTTTTTCGTTCGAGTCTACAATTAGCATATTCTGCAAAAAGAATTTAATGTTTCACTTAGCCTTTCAATAAAGATGCAGATGTGAATCATAGTACATACATAACTAACAAAATGGATAAACTTTGTGATAGTGCTTGACCCTTACCTTTTCCAAAAGAGTTACCTTTTCAGGTTTCTCCTCTTCCATGGCTGGTTCTTCATGTATCTCTTCAAATGCTAGTTCCTTAGGTGTTTCTTCAATTACTTGTTTTTCAGGTTTCTCCTCAATTTTTGGTTCTTTGATTGTCTCCTCAACTGATGGTACTTCAAGCTTTTCTCCCACGGTTGGTTTTTCAGGTTTCTCTTCAACTGTCGGTTGTTCAGGTATTTTCTCAACCGCTGGTTCTTCTGGTTTCCCCGAAACCCTTGATTCTTTagatttttcttcaattgcTGATTCTTCAGATATCTCTTCAACTATTGGTTCTTCAGTTTTTTCCTCAACTGATGCATAGTCAGCAATGTCATTGTTGGTATTGCATGGAATTGCATTGTCTATTGTGTTCTTTGAGTTTACAATTGGAAAATTCTGCAAGAAAATTTAAAGTTTCATTTAGTCTTTCAATAGATAAACATGTAAATGCGTTGCACATATAAAGCTAATATGTTGAATAAACTTTGTGAGTGTTAATTCTCACCTTCTCTTTAAGAGCTTCCATTTCAGGTTCCTCCTCTTCAATTGCAGGTTTTTCAACTTTCTCTTCAACAACTAGCTCTTCAGATGTATCTTCAACCGTTGGTTCTTCAGGTTTCTCTTCAAGTGCTAGTTCTTCAGGTGTTTCTATAGCTGCCGGTTCTTGAGGTTTCTCTTCAGTCGCCGGTTCTTGAGGTTTCTCCTCAGCTGGTACTTCAGATTTCTCCTCAAATGTTGGTTCTTCAGGTTTCTCCTCAACTGCTGGTACATCAGGTTTCTCTTCAATGACtagttcttcattttttatttcatctgCCGGTTCTTCAGGATTTTCCTCAATGTCTGGAGAGTGAGCAACATCATTATTGGTATTGCATGGAATTTCACTGCCAGTTTTGGTGTTCGAGTCTACAATTAGCATATTCTGCAAAAAGACTTTAATGTTTCACTTAGCCTTTCAAAAGAAGAGCATGTGAATCACTGTACATGCATAACTAACAAAATGGATAAACTTTGTGATAGTACTTGACCCTTACCTTTTCCAAAAGAGTTACCTTTTCAGGTTTCTCCTCTTTCATTGCTGACTCTTTATGTATCTCTTCTAATGCTAGTTCCTTGGGTGTTTCTTCAGTTACTTGTTTATCAGGTTTCTCCTCAATTTTTAGTTCTTTGATCGTCTCCTCAACTGATGGTTCTTCAAGCTTTTCTCCCACTGTTGGTGTTTCAGGTTTCTCTTCGATTGTCGGTTGTTCAGGTATTTTCTCAACCGGTGGTTCTTCTGGTTTCTCCAAAACCCTTGATTCTTCAGATTTCTCTTCAATAGCTGATTCTTCAGATATCTCTTCTACTTCTGGTTCTTCAGTATTTTCCTCAGCTGATGCATAGTCAGCAATGTCATTGTTGGTATTGCATGGAATTGCATTGTCTGTTGTGTTCTTTGAGTTTACAATTGGCAAATTCTGCAAGAAAATTTGAAGTTCCATTTAGTCTTTCAATGGATGAAACATATTTAAATTCATTGCACTTATAAAGTTAATATGCTGAATAAACTTTGTGACAGTGTTAATTGTCACCTTCTCCTGAAGAGCTTCCATTTCAGGTTCCTCCTCTTCAATTGCTGGTTTTTCATCTTTCTCTTCAACAACTAGCTCTTCAGATGTATCTTCTACTGTTAGTTCTTCAGGTTTCCCTTCAAGTGCTAGTTCTTCAGCTGTTTCTATAGCTGCCGGTTTTTCAGGTTTCTCTTCAGTCGCTGGTTCTTGAGGTTTCTCCTCAGCTGGTACTTCAGATTTCTCCTCAAATTTTGGTTCTTCAGGTTTCTCCTCAACTGCTGGTACATCAGGTTTCTCTTCAATGACTggttcttcattttttatttcaactgCCGATTCTTCAGGATTTTCCTTGATGTCTGGAGAGTGAGCAACATCATTATTGGTATTGCATGGAATTTCACTGCCAGTTTTGGTGTTCGAGTCTACAATTAGCATATCCTGCAAAAGGAATTTAATGTTTCACCTAGCCTTTCAAAAAAAGAGCATGTGAATCACAGTACATGCATAACTAACAAAATGGATAAACTTTGTTATTATACTTGACCCTTACCTTTTCCGAAAGAGTTACCTTTTCATGTTTCTCCTCTTCAACGGTTGGTTCGTCATGTTTCTCTTCAAATGATAGTTCCTTAGTTGTTCCTTCAGGTTTCTCCTCAATTGTTGGTTCTTTGGTTGTCTCTCCAACCAATGGTTCTTCAAGCTTTTCTCCTCCAACTGTTGGGTTTTCAGGTTTCTCTTCAATTGTCGGCTGTTTAGGTATTTTCTCAACCTCTGGTTCTTCTGGTTTCTCCAAAACCCTTGATTCTTCAGATTTCTCTTCAATAGCTGATTCTTCAGATTTCTCTTCAACTACTGGTTCTTCAGTTTTTTCCTCAACTAATGCATAGTTAGCAATGTCATTGTTGGTATTGCATGGAATTGCATTGTCTGTATTGTCCTCTGCGTTTACAATCGGCAATTTCTGCAAGAAAATTTAAAGTTTCATTTTGTCTTTAAATAgataaacatatattaattCGTTGCACTTATAATGTTAATATGCTGAATAAACTTTGTGACAGTGTCAATTGTCACCTTCTCCTGAAGAGCATCCGTTTCAGGTTCCTCCTCTTTAATTGCTGGTTTTTCATCTTTCTCTTCAACAACTAGCTCTTCAGATGTATCTTCAACTGTTAGTTCTTCAGGTTTCCCTTCAAGTGCTAGTTCTTCAGCTGTTTCTATAGCTGCCTGTTTTTCAGGTTTCTCTTCAGTCGCCGGTTCTTGAGGTTTCTCTTCAGCTGGTACTTCAGATTTCTCCTCAAATTTTGGTTCTTCAGGTTTCTCCTTAACTGCTGGTACATCAGGTTTCTCTTCAATGACTggttcttcattttttatttcaactgCCGATTCTTCAGGATTTTCCTTGATGTCTGGAGAGTGAGCAACATCATTATTGGTATTGCATGGAATTTCACTGCCAGTTTTGGTGTTCGAGTCTACAATTAGCATATCCTGCAAAAAGAATTTAATGTTTCACCTAGCCTTTCAAAAAAAGAGCATGTGAATCACAGTACATGCATAACTAACAAAATGGATAAACTTTGTTATTATACTTGACCCTTACTTTTTCCAAAAGAGTTACCTTTTcaagtttctcctcttctacGGTTGGTTCGTCATGTTTCTCTTCAAATGATAGTTCCTTGGGTGTTTCTTCAGTTACTGTTTTTTCAGGTTTCTCCTCAATTGTTGGTTCTTTGGTTGTCTCTCCAACCAATGGTTCTTCAAGCTTTTCTCCTCCAACTGTTGGGTTTTCAGGTTTCTCTTCAATTGTCGGCTGTTTAGGTATTTTCTCAACCTCTGGTTCTTCTGGTTTCTCCAAAACCCTTGATTCTTCAGATTTCTCTTCAATAGCTGATTCTTCAGATTTCTCTTCAACTACTGGTTCTTCAGTTTTTTCCTCAACTAATGCATAGTTAGCAATGTCATTGTTGGTATTGCATGGAATTGCATTGTCTGTATTGTCCTCTGCGTTTACAATCGGCAATTTCTGCAAGAAAATTTAAAGTTTCATTTTGTCTTTAAATAgataaacatatattaattCGTTGCACATATAAAGCTTATATGGTGGATTAACTTTGTGACAGTATTTAATCCTCACCTTCTCCTGAAGAGCTTTCCTAACAAGTTCCTTCTCTTCAATAGCTGTTTCTTCATCTTTCTCTTCAAGAACTAGTTCTTCAGGTGTCTCTTCAAGTGCTAGTTCTTCAGGTGCTTCCTCCTTTGTTAGCTCTTCAACTGTTTCTTTAGCTGCCGCTTCTTCAGGTCTCTCTTTAGACGCCGGTTCTTGAGGTTTCTCCTCAACTAGTACTTCAGATTTCTCCTCAAATGTTGGTTCTTCAGGTTTCTCCTTAACTGCTGGTACACCAGGTTTCTGTTCAATGACTGATTCTTCAGTTTTTTCTTCAACTGCCGATTCTTCAGGATTTTCCTCAATGTCTGGAAAGTGAGCAACATCATTACCGGTATTGCATGGAATTTCACTACCAGTTTTGTCGTTCAAGTCTACAATTAGCATATTCTGCAAAATGAAGTTAATGTTTACTTTGCCTTCCAATAAAGAAGCAGATGTTAATCACAGTACATACATGACTAACAAAATGGATAAACTTTGTGATAGTGCTTGACCCTTACTTTTTCAGGTTTCTCCTCTTCAACGGCTGGTTCTTCATGTTTCTCTCCAACTGCTGGTTTTTCAGGTTTCTCTTCAACTGTCGGTTCAGTTTTTTTCTCAACCACTAGTTCTTCAAGCTTCTCCGAAACAACTGATTCTTCAGATTTATCTTCAATTGCTAATTCTTCATGTGTTTTTCCAACTGCTGGTTCGTCAGGTTTTTCCTCAACTGATGCATAGTTAGCAATATCATTATTGGTGGTATTGCATGGAATTGCATTGTCTATCCTGTCCTTTGAGTCTACAATTGGCAAATTCTGCAAGAAAATTGAAGTTTCACTTAGTCTTTTGACAGATAAACAGATGTAAATTCATTGCACATATAAAGCTAATATGATGGATAGACTTTGTGGTAAGTGTTTAATCTTCACCTTCTCCAGAAGCCCTTCTGTTAAAggtttctcctcctccattacTGCTGGTTTTTCAGGTATGTCTTCAACCATTGGTTCTTCAGGTTTCTCTTCAAATGCTAGTTCTTCATGTGTTTCCTCCCCTGCTAGCTCTTCATGTGTTTCTTTCGCTGTCCGTTCCTTAGGTTTCTCTTCAGCCGCTGGTTCTTCAGGTTTCTCCTCAACCATTGGTTCTTCAGGTTTCTCTTTAATCTCTGATCCATCACGTTTCTCTTCAAAAATTGGGTTTTCTGGTTTTTCTTCAACTGCTGGTTCTTCGGTTATTTTCTCAGTTTTTGGATAGTGAGCAGCATCGTTGTTGGTATTGCATAGAATATCACTATCAGTGTTGTCCTTAGAGTCTACAACTAGCATTTTCTGCAAGAAGAATTTAAAGTTTCTCTTAGTCTTTCAAGAGATAACCAGAAATGAATTGTTGGACATACATAACTAATAGGATGGATAAACT
The Solanum stenotomum isolate F172 chromosome 12, ASM1918654v1, whole genome shotgun sequence DNA segment above includes these coding regions:
- the LOC125848885 gene encoding uncharacterized protein LOC125848885 isoform X7 — protein: MEDDAEIPENKSIKEDNLLGEVYAISDKLKLEKDKRDQSLSEFEGTSEVENVKDLIKGNYGTTEGEKFYASPLVSKAVEENGSSVEVHVSVDTPNKSDEQMSGSSFHLGEKEEDKRVEIVSAGTQNPSEESETSCEMNNVEKNTSIPLTVRGDVSSAKYKTEGTDTGAIKSPGDTKDEKAVKDENDYNGDRNIFISPKSECQRGEDEKKETGDGEGARNVLVNSFVDVVEETRSDYAESDTSAKHGDNSIEKGNQDVADHPAVEEKTEELEVEEKHEKPIIEEKTKEPIVTEKHAEPAVEEKPEEPAVEVKTEEPVVQEKPEETEVQEKFEKTEVEEKPEELVVEETPKEPTQEKTSEELEFEEKPEKKIQVVDSNDKSENELPCNTNNDAANFAEFEEPAVEEKPEKLEKPDLPMVREKREEPMVEEKSEESFEEKTRKPEAGEKPEEPTAKETPEELAEEEMPEELALEEKPREPTVEETLEELDVEEKAEKKAIEEEKPETEALQENNSPIEKSKNKTDNAIQCNTNNAIADYESVEEKTEEPVVENKHEEPAIEERSEESVVMKKPEQPAVEEKSEKPVAREELEEPSIEETLEEPAVEDKPEKPVTEEAPEEPTQEETPNEQAFEEKPENPITEEAPEEPTQEETQNKLAFEEKPAVEEEKPKKVSLLEKKMLVVDSKDNTDSDILCNTNNDAAHYPKTEKITEEPAVEEKPENPIFEEKRDGSEIKEKPEEPMVEEKPEEPAAEEKPKERTAKETHEELAGEETHEELAFEEKPEEPMVEDIPEKPAVMEEEKPLTEGLLEKNLPIVDSKDRIDNAIPCNTTNNDIANYASVEEKPDEPAVGKTHEELAIEDKSEESVVSEKLEELVVEKKTEPTVEEKPEKPAVGEKHEEPAVEEEKPEKNMLIVDLNDKTGSEIPCNTGNDVAHFPDIEENPEESAVEEKTEESVIEQKPGVPAVKEKPEEPTFEEKSEVLVEEKPQEPASKERPEEAAAKETVEELTKEEAPEELALEETPEELVLEEKDEETAIEEKELVRKALQEKKLPIVNAEDNTDNAIPCNTNNDIANYALVEEKTEEPVVEEKSEESAIEEKSEESRVLEKPEEPEVEKIPKQPTIEEKPENPTVGGEKLEEPLVGETTKEPTIEEKPEKTVTEETPKELSFEEKHDEPTVEEEKLEKVTLLEKDMLIVDSNTKTGSEIPCNTNNDVAHSPDIKENPEESAVEIKNEEPVIEEKPDVPAVEEKPEEPKFEEKSEVPAEEKPQEPATEEKPEKPAAIETAEELALEGKPEELTVEDTSEELVVEEKDEKPAIEEEEPEMEALQEKNLPIVNSKNTTDNAIPCNTNNDIADYASAEENTEEPEVEEISEESAIEEKSEESRVLEKPEEPPVEKIPEQPTIEEKPETPTVGEKLEEPSVEETIKELKIEEKPDKQVTEETPKELALEEIHKESAMKEEKPEKVTLLEKNMLIVDSNTKTGSEIPCNTNNDVAHSPDIEENPEEPADEIKNEELVIEEKPDVPAVEEKPEEPTFEEKSEVPAEEKPQEPATEEKPQEPAAIETPEELALEEKPEEPTVEDTSEELVVEEKVEKPAIEEEEPEMEALKEKNFPIVNSKNTIDNAIPCNTNNDIADYASVEEKTEEPIVEEISEESAIEEKSKESRVSGKPEEPAVEKIPEQPTVEEKPEKPTVGEKLEVPSVEETIKEPKIEEKPEKQVIEETPKELAFEEIHEEPAMEEEKPEKVTLLEKNMLIVDSNEKTGSEIPCNTNNDVAHSPDSEENPEESAVEEKTEEPLIEEKPGVPAIKEKPEEPTFEEKSEVPVEEKPELAITEKPEEPATIETPEELAGEETPEELALEEKPEEPTVEDTSEELVVEKKDEKPAIEEEEPETEALQEKDKTDNAIPCNTNNDIADYASVEEKTEEPVVEKKHEEQAIEEKSEETAVSEKPEEPVDEKKPEPPAIEEKPKETTMEEKLKEPLVEETIEEKAAKPITEEAPEEPKREETPNELLFEEKPALEEETSKKVALLEKNMIVVDSNDKTGSETPCNTNNDVAHPPQVEENLEESVVEEKPEEPTIEEKLDVPAVKEKPEEPVVEEEPQEPVAEETPEELEGEETPEELALEEKTEEPTVEKTPKELIVEEEKPETEALLEKNFPMEDPKDKIDNAIPCNTNNDIADYESVEEKPQELVVEKEHDETMIEEKSEVLAVMEKPEEPAVEKKLEELAVEEEREKPTVEEKFEEPSAEEKLEEPKVEEKPEKTVTEETPKESTREETPNELACEEKPEEPAVEEVKPEEPTSEEEKPEKVTLLDKNLLVADSKEKTDNKIPCNTSNDAAHFLEDEKNPEKPAAVEKPVIEEKLDIPAIMEKPEEPTIEEKSEEPVEEKPKEPTVEEKLEEPTTKETHEELAGEETPEELPLEEKPEEPMVEETSEEIAVEEKHDKPAIEEEKPEMETLLEKNMPIVDSKDKIDSEILGNSNNDVAYYPTVEDKAEVQVVKEKHEKQVIEEKREEPAVNEKTDEPAVTEKPEEPAVEKKTEEQVFEEKLEEPTVEEKSEEPVVEETPEDLADEKNLEKLVIEEKPEKVTLLEEDMSAIDSNGKTDTETPCNTNIDVADYPAVEEKTEEPMVEEKHEEPIVEDKPEEPVINEKLQKLAIEETLEEQARAETPEDLTVEEKPNKPAVEETPEELAIEQKSEKQAVETVTLLEKNMPDTDSSHSTDKINGEILCNDNSDVSDYSAVEEKHEEIVIEKKYEELALKEKPKEPVVSEKFEELMVEETPEKLVVEEKLDEPVAGEETVDKPAREETPDKQVAEEKHEEVVVEEKLEKAAAEKVTPLEKQNKHVVDSNDKTGNEISCNTDNDFAEIEEKPEDSAVEEKLKESTVEEKREELAIEEKPEEPKIEEKLEEPEKPSKPAVEGTPEQLVDEKPREISCNTIEVEETPEHSAVEEKPVEPTVEQKPAEPVVREKLEESKVEEKPKEPAVEEKSDEPVIEGTLEEPVAKETPEQPMIEEKPQEPEVQEKPKEPTVQEKLEEPTIDEKLEEPARIGEKPEKLAVEGKPEEPAVEVTPKPKIEEKPQESVIEEQSQEPEVKETPEEPVVKETREELAVEKKPEELATEEQVVDQKLEEPTVEVKPEEATVDEKHEEPSVEEKPEESAVENFEEPTVKEKPEEPPVEEEPEDPAVKEIHEELAGKEKLEEPIIEEKPKEPPIEEEPKKQNREETEAATERIDESETHNVEKEEALIEKQAERFVKETAQPCKEVETEIKELKDINAGDESNNNALQKEETTLEELLTSAKEEMAANNFEEGKVVSEIPNQENGQQANLTTEEANDAHGAENVTELSSEEMRVEDCINKVESSDFGFQNHNKYSPDADKLELQNREIDISYILDTPVEKETNGRNSEKISESTEELIHQTSEISEENKAAVDTDTNTLQSCADPHEQLKHQLAELCEEKQARGIADTNTLQRSADHEEPYSAPAQEIIDKSETEDISCADCLEEENSLRTNQEKLKEGENSEVKTDENFDKGDEFQSIMMLKGVEKDDYKQHIKHNTCAVMDTEEQNEDSPAGEQTSEKLEELEKIDIDDNKNINHQSTETNLPEEATESKSECVTMEIKTPIKEEEQEEDLRETTGEDSSNNNTTQVQKEEETTISEPERVSLEPFGSERKTAAGSGEMITCNETNKIHEVRVENAPVAQVGRVPEEKTRGEEEKVTKHFTSLKSVTVSEKEIAMDNMVSNESNTTKQIQEQAAYSLLTLEREETIPTSSTDANGTPKDSITPHMELGAEAKNIQYMQEKCKTSETEQHQENYENKKEVECDSKEVPEESISRETQAKAALSDLVHVSTKETSKIEEDFAEEREGNDREEEGIQKKREVSSSEDPVIVEISRDAAIKVPPKKHQNILSGVGSKVKHSIAKVKKAITGKSSQTKTSSPK